The following is a genomic window from Fundulus heteroclitus isolate FHET01 chromosome 16, MU-UCD_Fhet_4.1, whole genome shotgun sequence.
GAGGCCAACGGGGGGCACTAGGGGCCAACGGGGGGCACTAGGGGCCAACGGGGGGCACTAGGGGCCAACGGGGGGCACTAGGGGCCAACGAGGGCACTAGGGGCCAACGGGGGGAACTAGAGGCCAATGGGGGGAACTGGGGGCCAACGGGGGCACTAGAGGCCAACGGGGGCAGTAGAGGCCAACGGGGGGCACTAGAGGCCAACGGGGGCCACTAGAGGCCAACGGGGGGCACTAGAGGCCAATGGGGGGAACTAGAGGCTAATGGGGGGCACTAGAGGCCAATGGGGGGAACTAGGGGCCAACGGGGGGAACTAGGGGCCAACGGGGGGCACTAAAGGCCAATGGGGGGCACTAGAGGCCAACAGGGGGCACTAGAGGCCAACTGGGGGCACTAGAGGCCAATGGGGGGAACTAGGGGCCAACGGGGGGCACTAAAGGCCAATGGGGGCACTAAAGGCCAACAGGGGGAACTAGGGGCCAACGGGGGGCAGTAGAGGCCAACGGGGGGCACTAGAGGCCAACGGGGGGAACTAGAGGCCAACGGGGGGCACTAGGGGCCAACGGGGGGCACTAGAGGCCAACAGGGGGAACTAGGGGCCAACGGGGGGCACTAGAGGCCAACGGGGGGAACTAGGAGCCAACGGGGGCACTAGAGGCCAACGGGGGGCACTAGAGGCCAACGGGGGGCACTAGAGGCCAACGGGGGGCACTAGGAGCCAACGGGGGCACTAGAGGCCAACGGGGGGCACTAGAGGCCAACGGGGGGCACTAGGGGCCAACGGGGGGAACTAGAGGCCAACGGGGGGAACTAGGGGCCAACGGGGGGAACTAGAGGCCAACGGGGGGAACTAGGGGCCAACAGGGGGCACTAGGGGCCAACGGGGGGCACTAGAGGCCAACGGGGGGAACTAGGGGCCAACGGGGGGAACTAGGGGCCAACGGGGGGCAGTAGAGTGTGGAAGAGGATGGCCATGCAGAGAAAATGAGTGGAAGATATGGTTGTGGAGGTATGGAGCGGTACAGAACTCAGTATGGAATAATCTTGGATCTTAGTGGTACGGTACCAGacgggcggggggggggggggctactgGACGGGATGCAGGGACTGGAGGGAACAGCTCTGCTGTCagggtttttaatgtttgcttttagtttctattctcccatgttctattttgtttctacattttattcctacttgcttttattctgttttattttcctatactTTAatcgtgtaaagcactttgcattgtctctgtactgaaatgtgctgtagaaataaatttgccttgccctgATCCACATTTGATATAAAATAGAAACGACAGTGATAATAAACGCTGTAAAGCAGAACTTGTGATGAACACCGAgcctgagcctggttctgccaccATGAGAGTCCTGATAGAAATGGAATGCGTCCTCTCTGCCACACACTCGTTCTGTCAGCCGAGGCCGGTCGCACTTACACACAGTCAGAGATGGGGGTTGATGGAGAGTCGGGATGGCGCGTGGTGATGGCGTCGCAGACCGCAGGCCGACTGCCCGCCCTGTCCCGGCCTGCAGGGGGGAGCCAACCATACAAGACAACAACAGAGAGGTCAGACGGGCACAGGACGGACAACGCTGCTGGGATTCAAACTACGCCTCCTCTGCTCAGTCTCACTGATTTACACACCTGGAGGCTGTGAGAGCGTAGCTGCTGATGAACGCTATGAGAATGGAGAACCACGCAGAACCCATACACAACACGGAGCATGCAGACACCGGACCCGGCGGGCTCACACCTGTTCAGGTAACCGACTACAGGCGGCGGAGCGGGCCGCTGGCGGCGGGCGTACCTGGCTGTCGGACGGCGGTGGCTCCAACGAAGCTGATGAGCGTGACATCAGAGGCGCCGCCGGACTCCAGGGGGATGGGGTGCACCCGGAAGTGCTCCAACATGTCGAAGATGGACTGGAACCAGAGGTGCTGCACCCGGCACTGGCCGTCCTCGTTCAGGGACAGACGGAGGTGCTGCGAGAGACGGGACACGCTGGGTGAGACGGCGCCGGCGCCGGACCCCGGGGACCGCCTCCCTCTCGGTACTCACCTTGGCCTTTCCCTGGAAGTTGAAGGTGAGGACGTACTCGCCCCGCCGCGTCTCGCTCTGCCGCACCAGGAACACGCCGTGGCTCGCCGGGCCTCCGGCCAGAACCAGCTGGGCGGCCTTGAGGCGCGACAGCGTGCCGTGGAACCACTGGCACTCGCTGAGCGGGTGCTCCACCGCCTCCGCCGGCCCCACCTCAGAGAAGAGGAACGACCCTGCAGGACCACAGGCACGGTTCTGTTGGTTCTCTATGTTCTCCACGTCTGCATCCAGGTAACACAACCCACCAAAACCCCAGAGTTCTGATCTGTTCTACTTCCAGAGAACCCGGCGGGCCGGACctggacctgctggacctttAAACACTCAGATGGTTCTGTAAGGTTCTGCTTAGGAAGCAGATCCACGTTTAAACACCATGGGAACGTAGACGGGTTCTGACCCAAGAGACAAACGGGTTCTGGTGTGAAACGaccccagaaccagaaccaaagactTTGTGAAGATCAGCAGGTAGAGTCCTGGTCCTGGACCAGCATGGCCACTCAGACAGGAAGAGGCCAGAGCTTCCTTACTGGACCCATGGCCTCGGGTCTGACGGAACCCCAGCGTCTGGACGGGACCATCGGAACCGCAGCGTCTGGACGGGACCATCAGAACCGCAGCGTCTGGACAGGACCATCAGAACCGCAGCATCTGGACGGGACCATCAGAACCGCAGCGTCTGGACGGAACGTCCATCAGAACAAAGTTCTGATCTCAGACCCAGACTACTACCTGGGAGCCAGAAGGCCTGCAGAGCGGACCCAGCTGCAGCGGTTCTGATGGAGGAATGGACCGAAGTTCCAGCAGACTGATGTGAGAACATTGGACCCAAACCGGACGGGTTAAAGGCGGTTCTACCAGAAGACAGAACCTCTCCCTCTTTATGGATTTATTTCTAGGTTCACGGTTCTCGTCTGGGAGGAACCAGCTGCATCACGCCGCGGTCCAGAGTTCTGCTCCGCTCATGTGGTTCTGATAAACCCGGTTCTACCTGTGAAGCGTGCTCACCTGTCGCGTCGGGCGTCTCCGCCAAAGGCGTGCCCACACTAGCCCCGCCTCCCCCGAAGTTCCTGCCGTCCGGTTCGTCCAGTGGAGCTCGAGGAGGAAGTTCTGGAGGGAGCGGGTCCATCAGAGGGGAGGAGCCTCCGATTCCCCCGTAGCAGACTGCCAGGAGCAGAAGAACCGCAGCGTTAGGCGGACCGGTACCGAGGCGGGCCCGTTCTTCCCGCCCAGTCCTGATCCAGCTCTCGTTTCAGTGGTCCGGACCAAAGGTTCTGTAGGCTTTAGccagagttctggttctgctcgtTCATGTCAGAACCCTACAGCCCAGAGACCAACTGATCAGAACCACTTTCCCAGAACAGTTCTGGTGAAACGAGAGCTGGAGGACGGGTTCTGGGCCAGCGGTGCCGACTGGAAGCGTCACTCACCCTGGGAGAGGCGGTCGGCGGTCTCCGGCGTCCCGCTGATGTCCATGGAAGCAGCGCACACACCTTCAGCGTCCTCCTGCTCACTGCAGCGGGAAAACACAGGTAAGCACACCTGCAGCTCACCTGCAGCTCACCTGATGCTCAGCGGACCCACAGGTTCTGGCTACGACCCAAACGGCTGTTTAGCTTTCTCTGTTTCACTGGAAACATCTACGGTTCAGGGGCCTTTAtgatagggctgaacgattttggaaaataatctaattgcgattttttttcttaatattgtgatttaatgcgatttgtttttccatttaatttatcatgtctttttaaatatatacaaacaacaaatcattttgtttcctcgctgtgcagattagttgctaaaagacccacagcatctaaactcagagcagaaatgattgcgttctgcttacaatatatttcaaccaaaattgcaattttgacttttctctgcattaaccacaagcaacaaaaatggcctctaaataaagatgtttgtaaacaaggactatttaaaacaagaacttttaatcattctattaatcagaatattattcaagagaacagcttttagttgaattggacatcaatccttgttgaacataaagtgcaaccaacaagcaagtctatgtattaaactgattgacctgtacttaatgctatgtatgattatataaactctaaaacaagtaataaaattagattatctcactgctgcaactgtcttcccttccatgtggaggcaaacctactttaaacattttaccaacacctaatggacgtgtctaattcactaattgttacatagccaaaaattgcagactctgcgatttggaaattgcgttttttttaaattgcgattatattgaaaatgcgattaattgttcagccctactttatGATCAAACCCATTAAGGTTCTGCTAAGACCCGACTGCTCCATAACTCCTGGGACCGTCTCTGACCCGCTGGACATGAAGTTCTGGACCAGGTCCAGACTGCTGGAGGTGGTCCCGGTTCCTCAGAGAGAACGGACCTCTGGTTCTCCTTTGGAGGAGCAGTTTGAGGTGGAGAACACTGAGCGTGGCTCAGGGAAACGTCTGAACCTGCACCGGGTCAAAGCAGCCAGTTCTGGCCCGGTGGTTCTGGTGCAGCGATCATTACCTGAGACAGATGGCGTTCCTGATGTCGCTGAGCCAGGCTCTCATCTGAACCGCGTCTCGAGTCTCGATCACGTACTGGGCCGAGCCCTCCAGCTGAGGAAGAGCAGAAACAGGACAGCTCGGGTCAGGCAGCGGCCCGTTTGGGTTCTGGTTCCCTGCTGACAGCTGAACATGTCAACTCTCTAAAGGTTCGCTGTGAGCATTTAGGAGAACCGAGACAAGACCCAACTTCTATATTGGGGCTAAATCTGTTCGTGGTTCCGGGTCCGTTAAGGAATCTGATCAAACAAAGTTCTGAAACAGAGACTTTCCAAAGCCGTCAGAAACGGACCCGTCCAGAACAGAACTGTCCAGAACGGACGGCGCTCCTCACCGGTAACCGGCTCCAATAAGACGGGTTCAGAAATGAAGGTTCTCCTGCCAGATTTAAGGGTCTTCCTCGGTTCTGTGACATTACGggtcggttctggttctggaacaTGGAGCTAACCCGGCAGACAGAGCAGCcgcagtagggctggacgatatttaaaaaaacatatcgataaaatataaatcaaatcCATTgatgtcgataattatcaacaaattaaaaacatttattttaagccctggccgttttatgctgttgcttagcaacctgtttttagataaatacacaaacactgaattcaaactcaactttctaccaaaactacaagtttttaaaaaagaaaaagggtttgcgtctctgaactctctgaagggggcggggcctggttcctgggtctgcgttgtgattggctgggaggatgtaatgatgtaatattaaccttcatgataggctagaatgctaaaggaaggaaaactgttattctactaaacttttgaccttttttctatcatgaTATACGATCATAGATCGATatttatcgtccagctctacgCCGTAGGTTCTGTAGGTTCTGTCAGCTCTGCCCTCCAGAACCAGGCAGCGGAATGGGTCGGtacctgcagcaggaaggtgTTCTCCTTGTCGGGGACCTCCAGGGCCGTGGTGCTCCTCACGTCCACGATGGAGCAGCAGGGGACGGTCAGCCGAGGCTTGGAGGACTGAAACACAGAGACGTCGGGTTCTATCTCCTGATGTCTGGGCCGGTTCTGACGGGTCGCTCGGAGGAGACGCTTACCTTTGGCGGGATGAAGAACTCCAGGTAGTACTCCTCTCCCCGCTCGGCGCCCTCCCGGTCCCGCTCTCTCAGAACCAGACGGCACTTGTGCCAGCGGCCCCCCCTCCAGGGAACGTTCCCTCCGCTGGCCAGGGGCTGGACCGGCGCCGTCTGGGCCGGCGCGGCCGAGCCGCCGCTCTCTGCGCCGTGGTGCAGCAGGCCGAAGGAGAAGCCCGAGAACACGTGGTTCCCCCCCAACTCGTCGCTGGAGGAGCTGACGCTCACCCCGCCCTCCCGCACCAGCCGGCCCACCTTCCTGGGGGGACCCACGGCGCCGGCGCTGCTCGGGGGGAGCGAGTTGGAGCCGGGGTGAGGGCTCTGGGTGAGGAGGGGGGGCGGCGAGCGGGACAGCCGGAGCTTCTCCAGACGATGGCTCCACTTGTCCTTCTCGCCTCCTTCGCCGTTGCTTCGCCGGCGGTCGCGGGCGGCCTCGGACACGGACAGGGAGGTGgcgctgctggaggaggagggaggcagggaggaggaggaggagtgcgGAAGGGAGAGGGGCATGGACAGGGACACGGGCATGGaggaggtgggggtggggggctgtGTGGCGGAGCTCCTCTTGGCGGGGGCGGAGTCGTGGACGCCCATGGTGTAGCTGTAGCTGGAGGGCAGCTGGTTCTGAGCGGCGTCGCTGGAGGAGCTCCTCCAGTGCAGGATGCCGCGCACGCTGCCGCGCACGCTGCGCCCCACGCTGCGCAGAGAGAAGCGCTTCTTCAGCTTGCTCTTGGAGGTGGGCGTGCCGTTGCCTTTGGAGTCGGGCGGAGGAGTGCTGGAGGAGGGGAGAAGATGGGGGGCGTGATCCGCCTCGCACGACTCcgcttcctcctcttcctgctcCACGCCTTCCCCCGCCGAAGCCGCCCCGAGCCAGccgtcctcctcttcctccaccgGAGCGTCTCCGTTCCCGGGGCCGAGCACGGCGCCCCTCTCCTCCCGCCGCCCGTTGTTCCCCCCCACCGAGGAGCAGCACGACGACGAAGAGGACGGGGGCAGCACCTGGCCCTGGGCGTAGGAGTCCTGAAAGCGGTCGCCGCCGCGGCTCTCCAGCACCAGGCGGGCCGGCGCCGGCCTGGACGCCACCCGCGGCGTGCCGGAGGGGGGGCACGGGAGGACCGCCCCGCCGGTCCCCGACAGGGGCGAGACCGCCTCCTCTTCCAGAGAGGTGGCGTCTGACGGGGGAGCCCAGCTCACCGTGTCGTCGCGCCCCGGGGCGCAGCTCGCCGGCAGCGGCCCCTCCAGCTCCGTCTGGAAGTGGCGGATGAAGCGGTCGGTGAAGCGCCGGCAGAAGGCCGCCGCCGAGTCTGTGCTGTAGTGCGGGTTTTCCTGGAGAAACGCCCGGAAGTGGCGCGCAAAGTCGCCGGCTGCGACGCGAGCGTGGAGCTCGCAGAACTCAGTCCAGCTCAGGGACGGGGAGGGGGACGGCGTGGGGGTGTCGGACAGGGAGGACGGGGGCGCCTGGGGCGGCGGGCTCACCAgcggggggagaggggggggtcTGGAGGACAAAGGTAGCAGGGAGGGGGACGGTGGGGAGGGAGACGGTGAGGGCGACGGGGGCAGAGGGGAGGAGTTAGCGGCCCGCGGGCTGGGCGGGGTTAGCAGAGAGCCGTTCATCCTGAAATGTTTGGGACTCAGTTCAGTCGAATCTCTTCAGACGAGAACAAGAAGAGCAGAAGTGGTGGCACAGCTGGAGCAAATGTCCGCAGCACATCTGTCTGCTCATTGACAGCCGGGCGTGAAGCCGGGCGTGAAGCCGGGCGTGAAGCCGGGCGTGAAGCCGGGCGTGAAGCCGGGCGTGAAGCCGCAGAGACCGCAGCTGGACCCAGACGCCGCCGCTTTCAGCAGTTCGCAGCTCGGCTGCGTCTCACATCATCTTCTCAGGGTTGATAACAGCTctgttccagcaggagaacaagTTCCTCAAACGCGCAGCAGAGCTAAGAAATCTGCCTCATCTTCACAGGCTGATGGACGTCCAGAGAGCCGAGGCCGCATGCTggaagacacacagacacacgcgTTAACAGCAAAACCTACAGCTGACGATAAACCCTCTATTAACTAAGACCACAAAGGGACAAAAATGACTCTTCTACAAGTTCAGCTTGTTGTAACAAACATTACGTTCTCCACTGTTCCTTCAGAGAAACTAAACTAGCATATTTCTACTGCTGGTTGTGATTTAAGTCACCATTCCAAATACCTACATTACTTTCCATGCAGCTCgtgttatttcatttattatttaaagacaTTGTAGGAACTCTATATTCTGCCCTGAAGATCTTTTATaggtgaaaacaaaaagtttgaCCTTTTTTATACCAACTGAAAAGTGCAGAGTAGATTTCTAGAAATACTATTTTAGCTTTGTAacactttaaatgtttcagaaaacacacaaaaagggtTTTACCGTTCTTTATGGGGACATTTGGTTCCAGTTAGAAAGTTATTAGAACTGAACAATATGAGGAAAGCTAGACGTTTGGATATTATAGTAAAATTTTGCACAAATAATATAAATCAGAGAACCCCAGCTTTCCTAAACTCTCCTTGGCTTTAGCACCTGGGATCAGGTCTGAGTCGCATTCCATTGTCTTTGTGTCAGGATCTGTCTAGTTCCAGCTCATGTCCTTACTAACTATTATATTCCTgcatttattgcttttttaacaTCATGGCCAGGAGACAGCAGATGAAAAATAGCCTTTGGCTAATTTTGGCTGTTTTAACTCCTGAATTATCATGAGATTTATTAAACTGAACTGTCCCCTTTCACATGAATCAACCAATTTAAATCGTGAAAGTTCATCTATGTGGCGAAATATCTTATTGGAAAGCAGCGACTGAATGCATCACTCCTGAAATATTAGAATGAGCCAAATATAGCATCCATTCTGTCCTTTGCACCTGCCACATTACACTAATTAATAATGTGATTTAATATAATCAGTTTATAATAAACTAAAGCCAAAGTGTTTGGACCTGTATTCATGCTTGACTTGTCTaatgtttcagattttaataaatatctcAGAAGCGGTCCAGATGATGTGAAAACAGTGAATTAGCCCTTTAAACAATATCTGAATCTGAAAGGAACTTTATTGCCGTTTTATTTGATTAATCCTCACATCAAACATTACCAATCTAACGGTTTTCTAGGAATGTTAGTCCTAGCGTGGGTCAATAAATACAGACTCTGGTCGTGTGTATTTAAGCTGTGGAGCATCACTCAGGCTCTGTGGTGTCAGGCTGTGTCTCTGGGTAAATGCTGAGTCCTTCCTGCACCACAGGCTGGTGATAAATCACAGCTAGCTGCAGCTTTGGGGCTCTAAAAGCAGCGTTCATGTGCGATCATCCAGCCCATTAGCCTGCTAACAATAGCTGCCCATCCTCACCTAAACATGCCGCTTATCACCAGCTGGATTCAGCCCCACTGGTGGCTTTTAGCTGCGTTCTGGACTTTATGTTGACCGCGTTTTGAAAAACCCACAGACCGATGAGGAAAATTGCAGCTAACGCCAAACATTAGCTCCGAGCTAACGGCTAAGTGTTAGCCTGCTAGCTAGCTGCTAATAAATAAGCAACTGAGCCGTACCTGTTCATCCCGGCCTGGCGTCTCATCTGCGGCTGAGAGGGCCGCAAACATCGGCATCCAGCCCGTCAGCGCCGCAGAACAACCATTCTCCTCAAAGCTTTTCTCTGTCgctgctgtttttgttgttgttgctaaaTATGATGACTGCTATGCCTTGACTGAAGCCGTCTTCTCGCCCTGCTTCAATTCTCGCGATATTTACAGGATGTCTGTCTTGTTTGAACTCGCCGCTCCAGCCTTTACCAGCCGAGAAATAAAGCGCTCGTAATTATAATAGAAATTATGCTATTTGTTTGATAACGATagagtaaaacacagaaattaaatTAGCGTATTTATTGAATAACAA
Proteins encoded in this region:
- the sh2b1 gene encoding SH2B adapter protein 1 isoform X2, which encodes MNGSLLTPPSPRAANSSPLPPSPSPSPSPPSPSLLPLSSRPPPLPPLVSPPPQAPPSSLSDTPTPSPSPSLSWTEFCELHARVAAGDFARHFRAFLQENPHYSTDSAAAFCRRFTDRFIRHFQTELEGPLPASCAPGRDDTVSWAPPSDATSLEEEAVSPLSGTGGAVLPCPPSGTPRVASRPAPARLVLESRGGDRFQDSYAQGQVLPPSSSSSCCSSVGGNNGRREERGAVLGPGNGDAPVEEEEDGWLGAASAGEGVEQEEEEAESCEADHAPHLLPSSSTPPPDSKGNGTPTSKSKLKKRFSLRSVGRSVRGSVRGILHWRSSSSDAAQNQLPSSYSYTMGVHDSAPAKRSSATQPPTPTSSMPVSLSMPLSLPHSSSSSLPPSSSSSATSLSVSEAARDRRRSNGEGGEKDKWSHRLEKLRLSRSPPPLLTQSPHPGSNSLPPSSAGAVGPPRKVGRLVREGGVSVSSSSDELGGNHVFSGFSFGLLHHGAESGGSAAPAQTAPVQPLASGGNVPWRGGRWHKCRLVLRERDREGAERGEEYYLEFFIPPKSSKPRLTVPCCSIVDVRSTTALEVPDKENTFLLQLEGSAQYVIETRDAVQMRAWLSDIRNAICLSEQEDAEGVCAASMDISGTPETADRLSQVCYGGIGGSSPLMDPLPPELPPRAPLDEPDGRNFGGGGASVGTPLAETPDATGSFLFSEVGPAEAVEHPLSECQWFHGTLSRLKAAQLVLAGGPASHGVFLVRQSETRRGEYVLTFNFQGKAKHLRLSLNEDGQCRVQHLWFQSIFDMLEHFRVHPIPLESGGASDVTLISFVGATAVRQPGRDRAGSRPAVCDAITTRHPDSPSTPISDCVLDQQTP
- the sh2b1 gene encoding SH2B adapter protein 1 isoform X1: MNGSLLTPPSPRAANSSPLPPSPSPSPSPPSPSLLPLSSRPPPLPPLVSPPPQAPPSSLSDTPTPSPSPSLSWTEFCELHARVAAGDFARHFRAFLQENPHYSTDSAAAFCRRFTDRFIRHFQTELEGPLPASCAPGRDDTVSWAPPSDATSLEEEAVSPLSGTGGAVLPCPPSGTPRVASRPAPARLVLESRGGDRFQDSYAQGQVLPPSSSSSCCSSVGGNNGRREERGAVLGPGNGDAPVEEEEDGWLGAASAGEGVEQEEEEAESCEADHAPHLLPSSSTPPPDSKGNGTPTSKSKLKKRFSLRSVGRSVRGSVRGILHWRSSSSDAAQNQLPSSYSYTMGVHDSAPAKRSSATQPPTPTSSMPVSLSMPLSLPHSSSSSLPPSSSSSATSLSVSEAARDRRRSNGEGGEKDKWSHRLEKLRLSRSPPPLLTQSPHPGSNSLPPSSAGAVGPPRKVGRLVREGGVSVSSSSDELGGNHVFSGFSFGLLHHGAESGGSAAPAQTAPVQPLASGGNVPWRGGRWHKCRLVLRERDREGAERGEEYYLEFFIPPKSSKPRLTVPCCSIVDVRSTTALEVPDKENTFLLQLEGSAQYVIETRDAVQMRAWLSDIRNAICLSEQEDAEGVCAASMDISGTPETADRLSQVCYGGIGGSSPLMDPLPPELPPRAPLDEPDGRNFGGGGASVGTPLAETPDATGSFLFSEVGPAEAVEHPLSECQWFHGTLSRLKAAQLVLAGGPASHGVFLVRQSETRRGEYVLTFNFQGKAKHLRLSLNEDGQCRVQHLWFQSIFDMLEHFRVHPIPLESGGASDVTLISFVGATAVRQPDSTSRPRSPPQPPPLPPGRPPPPTPPQERGTEADPAGGGGPPLGTPAAAGGAGSGAGSGGSGGGSGGGVEDWEERDTPLRQLEAGEGEERDGARAPRAIDNQYSFF